A single region of the Thunnus maccoyii chromosome 10, fThuMac1.1, whole genome shotgun sequence genome encodes:
- the paqr7b gene encoding membrane progestin receptor alpha-B, with the protein MATVVMEQIGRLFINAQQLRQIPQLLESAFPTLPCTVKVSDVPWVFQERHILTGYRQPDQSWRYYFLTLFQRHNETLNVWTHLLAAFIILVKWQEISETADFLRDPHAQPLFIVLLAAFTYLSFSALAHLLSAKSELSHYTFYFLDYVGVAVYQYGSALAHYYYAIEEDWHTRVQGLFLPAAAFLAWLTCFGCCYGKYASPEMPKLAHKLFQVVPSALAYCLDISPVVHRIYSCYRDGCSDPVVAYHFYHVLFFLIGAYFFSCPHPESLFPGKCDFIGQGHQIFHVFVVVCTLTQIEALRKDFTERRPFYERLHGDLAHDAVALFIFTACCSALTAFYVRKRVRASLHEKEE; encoded by the coding sequence ATGGCGACGGTGGTGATGGAGCAGATCGGTCGCCTGTTCATCAATGCGCAGCAGCTGCGTCAGATCCCTCAGCTGCTGGAGTCGGCCTTCCCCACTCTGCCTTGCACTGTGAAGGTGTCTGATGTTCCCTGGGTGTTCCAAGAGCGTCACATCCTCACTGGCTACAGACAGCCGGATCAAAGCTGGCGCTACTACTTCCTCACCCTCTTCCAAAGACACAATGAGACCCTTAATGTGTGGACCCATCTGCTGGCTGCCTTCATCATCTTGGTGAAGTGGCAGGAGATCTCAGAGACAGCAGATTTTTTGCGAGACCCTCACGCTCAGCCCCTCTTCATTGTCCTCCTGGCAGCCTTCACCTACCTCTCCTTCAGTGCTCTCGCTCATCTTCTCTCTGCCAAGTCCGAGCTCTCCCACTACACCTTCTACTTCCTCGACTACGTGGGGGTCGCTGTCTACCAGTATGGCAGTGCCCTGGCGCACTACTATTATGCCATAGAGGAAGATTGGCACACTAGAGTGCAAGGGCTCTTTTTACCTGCTGCAGCGTTCTTGGCCTGGCTCACTTGCTTTGGCTGCTGCTACGGCAAATATGCCAGTCCTGAGATGCCCAAGCTTGCCCACAAGCTTTTCCAAGTGGTGCCCTCAGCCTTGGCTTACTGTTTAGACATAAGCCCTGTGGTCCACCGCATCTACAGCTGCTACCGGGACGGCTGCTCCGACCCAGTCGTGGCGTACCATTTCTACCACGTGCTCTTTTTCCTAATTGGCGCCTACTTCTTCTCCTGCCCTCACCCAGAGAGTTTGTTCCCTGGGAAGTGTGACTTCATCGGGCAGGGCCACCAGATATTTCACGTGTTCGTGGTGGTTTGCACCCTGACGCAGATCGAAGCGCTGCGAAAAGACTTCACAGAGCGCCGCCCCTTCTACGAGCGTCTTCATGGCGATCTCGCACACGACGCCGTTGCACTCTTCATCTTCACTGCCTGCTGCAGTGCCCTTACCGCTTTTTATGTGCGCAAGCGTGTACGTGCTTCTCTCCATGAGAaggaagagtaa